The Brassica oleracea var. oleracea cultivar TO1000 chromosome C6, BOL, whole genome shotgun sequence genome includes a region encoding these proteins:
- the LOC106298284 gene encoding anaphase-promoting complex subunit 6, with the protein MREEEIEKIRGVVRDCVSKHLYSSAIFFADKVAALTNDPADIYMQAQALFLGRNHRRAFHLLNASKIVLRDLRFRYLAAKCLEELKEWDQCLLMLGDAKVDEDGNVYDAKDGNLIYFDKDGEDREINISSAICFLRGKAYGALQNRSQARQWCKAAIKADPLCYEALECLIESHMLTSEEESNLLSSLQFSPEDGWLSSFYSCLIKKYDKESTVEARFKKLENEISGSVSGSSMISTLVNNTDLLACKAEYYHQCCQYQKCFELTSGLLEKDPFHLKCTLVHLAAAMELGNSNELYLMACNLVKDYPSKALSWFAVGCYYYCIKKYAEARRYFSKATNIDGSFSPAWIGFGNSFAAQEEGDQAMSAYRTAARLFPGCHLPTLYIGMEYMRTHSYKLADQFFMQAKAICPSDPLVYNELGVVSYHMKEYGKAVRWFEKTLAHIPSVLTEIWEPTVVNLAHAFRKLRKYREAISYYERALTLSTKSLSTYSGLAYTYHLQGNFSAAISHYHKALWLKPDDQFCTEMLNVALMDECQNGLDSTVELC; encoded by the exons ATGAGAGAAGAAGAAATCGAGAAGATCCGAGGCGTGGTTCGCGACTGCGTCAGCAAGCACTTATACTCCTCCGCCATCTTCTTCGCCGATAAAGTAGCCGCTCTCACCAACGACCCGGCGGACATCTACATGCAAGCTCAAGCTCTCTTCCTCGGCCGCAACCACCGTCGCGCGTTTCACCTCCTCAACGCCTCTAAGATCGTCCTCCGCGATCTTCGGTTCCGTTACCTCGCCGCCAAGTGCCTC GAGGAATTGAAGGAATGGGATCAGTGTTTATTGATGCTTGGTGATGCCAAGGTTGATGAAGATGGTAATGTGTATGACGCTAAAGATGGTAACTTGATTTATTTTGATAAAGATGGAGAGGACCGTGAGATTAAT ATATCATCTGCAATATGCTTTTTAAGAGGAAAAGCTTATGGAGCTTTACAAAACCGTTCACAAGCTCGGCAATG GTGTAAAGCTGCTATCAAGGCTGATCCGCTGTGCTATGAG GCGTTGGAATGCCTTATTGAAAGTCATATGCTCACATCTGAAGAAG AATCAAATCTGCTTTCCTCGCTTCAATTTAGTCCAGAAGACGGATGGCTCTCTTCTTTCTATTCATGCTTGATAAAGAAG TATGACAAAGAGAGCACTGTAGAAGCTAGGTTCAAGAAACTTGAGAACGAAATTAGTGGTAGTGTGTCTGGCTCATCTATGATCAGTACACTGGTCAATAACACTGATCTGTTGGCCTGTAAAGCTGAGTACTACCATCAATGCTGTCAGTATCAGAAGTGTTTCGAACTAACCTCTGG ACTTCTTGAGAAAGATCCGTTTCATCTAAAGTGTACCTTGGTACATTTGGCCGCTGCCATGGAGCTTGGTAATTCAAATGAGCTCTATCTAATGGCGTGCAATTTGGTAAAAGACTACCCTTCGAA GGCTCTGTCATGGTTTGCGGTGGGTTGTTACTACTATTGTATCAAAAAGTATGCTGAAGCTCGGCGGTACTTTAG CAAAGCGACGAATATAGATGGCTCATTCTCACCAGCTTGGATAGGCTTTGGTAATTCCTTTGCCGCACAAGAGGAGGGTGATCAAGCCATGTCTGCCTATCGAACTGCAGCTAGGCTATTTCCAGG GTGTCATTTGCCAACTCTGTACATTGGAATGGAGTATATGCGAACTCACAGCTACAAGCTTGCGGACCAG TTTTTCATGCAAGCAAAGGCAATATGCCCTTCAGATCCACTTGTTTATAATGAACTCGGAGTTGTTTCATATCATATGAAAGA GTATGGTAAAGCTGTGAGGTGGTTTGAGAAGACGTTGGCCCATATACCATCTGTATTAACTGAAATCTGGGAACCAACTGTGGTCAACCTCGCTCATGCATTTAGGAAGCTAAG GAAGTACCGTGAAGCTATCTCTTACTATGAAAGAGCACTTACGCTATCAACTAAAAGCTTAAGCACTTATTCCGGCTTGGCGTACACTTACCATTTGCAG GGGAATTTCTCAGCTGCTATCTCTCATTATCACAAG GCCTTGTGGTTGAAACCTGATGATCAATTCTGTACCGAGATGTTGAACGTGGCTCTCATGGATGAATGCCAGAACGGGCTTGATTCAACGGTTGAGCTCTGTTGA